The genomic DNA ATGGTCGAACACTCTTCGACGATGGTCCGTACCGTCTCCACCCCCTGCCTGTGCCCGACTATCCGCCGCAGCATCCTGGACCGGGCCCAGCGGCCATTTCCGTCCATGATGATGGCCAGATGCCGAGGAAGCTTCTCGGAGTTCAATAGTTTCATGACTTCCCGTGCAGAGAGGCTCGAAAGCCCCCAGAAACAAAAAATCCCCTTGGATCAGGGGTCGGGGGATTTAAACACAAAAGGCCTCGTTTCGCAAGGAAAAAAGCCGCCGGTTCTCACCGGCGGCCCGTGACGGCTAAATCTCCATAACTTCCTTTTCCTTGTGTGAACAAACCTCATCTATTTTCGCTACATGGCTGTTCGTCACATCCTGAACCTCTTTTTCCGCACGCTTAAGATCGTCCTCTGAAATGCTCTTTTCCTTCTCCAGCTTCTTAAGGCTGTCGATGGCATCGCGGCGGATGTTGCGCACTGCAACCTTCGCGTCCTCCGCCATCTTCTTGAGCTGCTTCACAATGTCCTTGCGGCGCTCCTCGGTGAGAGGAGGAAGGGTCAGGCGGATCACCTTTCCGTCATTGGCAGGGGTAAGCCCGAGGTTCGAGTTCATGATCGCCTTCTCGATGGCCTGGATCATTTTGCCTTCCCACGGCTGAAGGGTTATGGTACGAGGCTCCGGCACCGCAAGCGTCGCCACCTGACTGAGGGGCGAGGGAGTCCCGTAGTAGTCGACCCTGACATCATCGAGAAGGGCAGTACTGGCCCTGCCGGTCCGGATCTTCTGATATTCCTTGCGCAGTGAATCGATCGTCTTGTCCATATGCACAGACATATCGGTGATGACATTCTTGGTCACTTCATTCTCCTTTCACGATGGTGCCGATGTTTTCGCCGAACACCACCCTCTTCACGTTACCGGAGACGGTAATATCGAAAACTATGATAGGGAGATTATTATCCATGCACAGGGAAGTGGCGGTGGCATCCATAACCTGAAGCCCCTTCTTGAGAACCTCCAGATATGTAAGATTTTCGTAGCGCTGAGCGGCCGGATCTTTCTTCGGGTCAGCGGAATAAACCCCGTCCACCTTGGTTCCCTTGAGAATCACTTCGGCACCGATCTCCATCGCACGGAGGCTTGCGGCCGTGTCGGTGGTGAAGTAGGGGTTCCCGGTTCCGGCTCCGAAAATAACCACCCGCCCCTTCTCAAGATGCCGGATCGCACGGCGGCGAATGTACGGCTCGGCCACTTCCTGCATGGCGATGGCGGACTGGACACGGGTATAGACTCCTGCCTTCTCGAGAGCATCCTGCATCGCCAGCGAGTTGATCATGGTGGCGAGCATTCCCATGTAGTCGGCGCTCGCTCGATCCATACCCCTGGAGGAGGCAGCGAGTCCACGGAAGATGTTCCCCCCGCCGATAACCAGAGCCAGTTGCGTGCCGCAGTCTACGACTTCCTTGATTTCGTTGGCGATTGTAGTGATGGTCAGGGGATCGATCCCGTAACCTTGCTCTCCGCCCAGGGCCTCACCGGAAAGCTTGAGCAGCACCCGTTTGTAGTATGGCTGTTCCATTCGTACCTTTCCGGCACCTTCATCGCAATGCAGATGGGGATGCCAAACAGAAGCGGTCACAAAAAAGCCGGCCACTTTCATGGCCGGCTCAATCTCCTATACGCCGGCCGCGGCGGCAACCTCAGCGGCGAAGTCGGACTCCTTCTTCTCCAGCCCTTCGCCGAGAACGTACCGGCAGAACCGGCGGATACTGATGTTCTCACCGATTGTCGCGATGGTCTCGTTCAGATACGCCTGGACGGTCTTGTCGGGATCCTTCACGTACGCCTGTTCCAGCAAGCAGATGTCGCCGTAGAACTTGGAAACCTGCCCTTCGATGATCTTTTCTATTATGTTTTCGGGCTTCCCTGTCTCCCGCGCCTTTGCGCGGTAGATTTCCTTCTCCCGCTCGATGGCGTCCGCAGGCACTTCCTCCCTGCGTACATACTGGGGAGAAGCAGCAGCGATGTGCATCGCGATGTCCTTGACGAATGTCTGGAAGCCTTCATTTTTTGCAACGAAGTCGGTCTCGCAGTTTACTTCCAGGAGCACACCGATCTTACCCCCAGCATGTATATAGGAACCGACCATTCCTTCGCTGGCTACGCGCCCGGCTTTTTTGGCCGCGGCGGCAAGGCCCTTCTTGCGGAGGTAATCGACGGCTTTTTCATGATCGCCACCCGTCTCGGTAAGGGCCTTCTTGCAGTCCATAAGGCCGGCGCCGGTGGCTTTTCGAAGTTCGTTCACCTGTGCAGCTGTAATACTCACGGTATCCTCCATCGGCAGCGCCAGTTCAAAGGCAGCTGCCTTAAAAAGTTGATAAGGCTCCCCGGGCACAAAGGGCCGGGGACTACAAGCGCTACTCCGCGGCCGCAGCCTCTTCCGGCGCGGCTCCCTCGGCAAATTCCTCTACATCGGTCTGCAGTGCGGTATCCCGCGCCTGGGAGCCCTCGATCACGGCATCAGCCATTTTGCTCGTAAGGAGTCGTATAGCCCTGATGGCATCGTCGTTCCCGGGAATGACGTAATTGATGTTGTCGGGATCACAGTTTGTATCGACGATTGCCACCACCGGGATATTGAGCTTGTTGGCTTCGCTGATTGCGATCTCCTCATTCTTCGGGTCTATGACGAACATCATTCCCGGAAGCCGATTCATCCCCTTGATTCCACCCAGGGTCTTTTCGAGCTTCTGCCGTTCCTTTTCTAGCTGCAGAGCCTCTTTTTTGGTATAAGCATCGATGGAACCGTCGGCAAACATTGCGTCAAGGCGCTTGAGACGGTCTATGCTCTGCTTTACGGTGGTGAAGTTGGTAAGCATGCCTCCCAGCCAGCGCTGATTTACGTAAAACATTCCGCAACGCTGCGCTTCCTCTGAGATGGCGTCCTGTGCCTGCTTTTTGGTCCCTACGAAAAGAACGGTCTCGCCGCTCTTGGCAGCCTCGACCACATAATTGTATGCGCTCTTGAAAAGACGGACGGTCTTCTGAAGGTCAATGATGTAGATACCGTTGCGCGCACCGAAGATGTAAGGCTTCATCTTCGGGTTCCATCTCTTGGTCTGGTGGCCAAAGTGAACACCGGCCTCCAGCAGCTCTTTCATGGTGATGCTCGACATGATTTCTCTCCTTTTGGTTGTGCCTCCGCCCCCGAAAGCCCCCCGGAACCCACCCCCATGGCGGGCACCACCGGAAGAACCGAAGAGCGTGCGAATTTGAAACAGCAAAGTTCTATACCACACGACCAGGCGCTTCGCAAGGAAATAGTAGGAATATGGTATCGATGCGCACTGATCCTTTTCGTTGGAGCCCTACATCCCGACCCCCCTTCTATTTACTTCCCCCACCGTCTCATGTATGATGCCCCGCCATGAAAAGGACGCTGCACCTATATCTGTTCAGGGAAACGCTAGTGCCGTTCCTGCTCGGTATCGCCACCTTCACTTCGGTTCTCCTCATGGGGAGGCTGTTGAAGCTGGCAGATATGGTGGTTGCGAAAGGGGTCCCCCTTTCCGATGTCCTGCGCCTCGTACTCTATCTCCTTCCGTTCTTCTGCCTCGTCACCATTCCGATGGCGTTCCTCCTTGCGATTCTTCTCGCTTTCGGACGCCTTTCTGCCGACAGCGAGATCACTGCAATGAAATCGGGAGGCATCAGCATTTACGGGATGCTGCCACCGGTACTCGCGTTTGCCCTGCTTGCCTATGCCGCCACCAGCTTCATAACCATGGACGCTCTCCCCCGTGGCAACGTCGCATTCAAAAAAGCGGTTATTGAACTGGCGCGAAGCCGGGCCGACCTGGCACTCAAGGAGCAGGTCTTCATCGACGAATTTCCCGGCATCGTAATGTACATCAACCGCTACGACCAGGAAAGACGACTTATGTCGGGCATCCTCCTGCAGGACGAGCGCAATCCCGCCGCCCCCCTCACCATCTTCGCAGGCCACGGCAGCATATCCTCCAGCGAAGATAACATCCTGCACCTGCGGCTTCACGAGGGGAGCATCCACAGCTCCCTGGGTCCCGAAGGCTACCGCCTGATCCGGTTCCGGGACTACGACCTCTCGGTAAACCTTGCGCGCAAGGAGGACCGGGTGGAAACAGATGAAGAGGACATGACGTTCGCGCAACTGCGGAGCGAGATCGCCCGCGGAACTGGGGGCGAGCGGCGCACAAAGGCCATGCTCATCGAGTACCACCGGCGGATTTCGCTCCCGTTTGCCTGTTTCGTCTTCGCACTTGTGGGAGTCCCATTGGGAATACAGAATCAGCGTTCCGGAAAAGCCGCCGGATTTTCCCTGAGCCTCGGCGTCATCCTTGGCTACTACATATTGTTCTCTGCTGGAAAAACCCTGACAGAACGCGGTCTGCTTCATCCGGCCGCGGCAACCTGGGCCCCGAACATCCTGTTCCTCCTGCTAGGGGCATATCTCCTGCGTACAACCGCGGCGGAACGAAGGATAACGCTGTTCGTTCACCTCACGCACCTTACTAACCACCTGCGAAAAAGGTTCGGGCGCGGGAGGCATACGCGATGACAATCCTCAACCGCCTGATAACCGCCACCTTCCTGCGCATCTTCACTCTCTGCACCGGCTCATTCGTAGCAATCTACCTCGTCATCGATTTTCTCGACAGAGGAGGACGCTTTTTGCGTGCCGGAGGGGCAATCCATCACATATCGCTCTATTTCCTCTGGAAAATTCCCGAAATTGTCAGCCAGATACTCCCCCTGGCGGTCCTGATGGCAACCTTGCTGACCTTGGGGGGGCTCGCCCGCAACAGCGAGTTGACCGCCATGCGAAGCAGCGGAATCAGCATCGTTCGGGTCACGGCACCGGTACTGCTCATTGCAGCAATCCTGAGTATAGTCAATCTCGTTGCCGGAGAAACCCTGGTCCCATGGTCTTTCGACCGCACCCGTTACATCGAGGAAGTACTGATAAGGAAAAAGAGTCCCACCACCTTCTTCCGCCAGCAGAACATCTGGCACAGGGAGGAGAACGTCATCCTTCAGGCGCGGCTCTTCGAACCCGAAACTTCGTCTCTCAAAGGTGTCACCCTGTGGCGGCTAGACGCCGGGATGATGCCCCTGGAACGTATCGATGCCAAACAGGCGATCCGCACGCAGGGAAGGTGGGTTCTGACAGAAGCCGTCGGCAGGAAGTTTTCCGTGGAAGCTGTCGGAACAGTGAAAACGGACCTTTTGCCGGTTTCGCTTAACCTCAAGCCGGAAGACCTGAAAGTCCTTGAGCGGCGGGCACGGGACATGGGTTTTCTTGAACTGCGCCGGTACGTGGATAAACTGCAGAAGGGGGGCTACGACGCGACAAGGTACATCGCACAGATGCACTCCCGGCTCTCGCTTCCTTTCGCGTGCCTCGTAATGGGATTCCTTGGGATTCCTTTCGCGCTGCGGGGTGGACGCACCAGCGGAATCGCCCTGGGCGTCGGGGTAAGCCTCGGCATCGGCTTCAGCTACCTGATGGTAAACGCGGTGCTACTTTCCTTCGGCCAGTCGGGAGCGCTACCACCGTTGATCGCCGCCTGGTCAGCCAATCTGCTCTTTACCGCTGCCGGCATATGGCTCACGATGACGGTGAACAGGTGATGCAGGGGTTCTTCTCTAATGCCCGGCCTGCGAAAGCCGATACAACTTGGAGGGTTTTCATTGACATGCCCGCCAGCCGTGTTTAAATGCTTACAATCCGGCCTACCGCGTGCGGCTGCAACGTGAAAGGAGACACAACATGCAGTGGCGATGGTTATTGATCATTCCGGCACTCCTTGCCGCAACCTCCGCGGCGGTTACGGGGCAGACCCCCTCTCAGCGATCCGCCGGCACAAAGGAACGTCCCGCAGCGATAAACATCCTGAGCATCATCCCCGCCCAGGGAGTTCCCGGCATCACCGTGACCCTGTACGGTTCGGGATTCACCGACACCACCGTAGCGTTCCTCGGAAACCAGGAGGTCCCCACGACGGTGGTGGGCCCGAAACAGCTCACCTTTGAAATCCCCCGCCTCGCCCCCGGGCTTTACGCTCTGTTCCTGAAACGTGGGGACGGCAGCACCAGCAAGATATATAACTTTACGCTGCTGCCCCAGAAGCCGGTGGCGGCGGAGCTTTCTCCCGACAGGATCGACCTGTGCGCCACGGGACGTGATCGAGAAGTCACCGTCAGCGGACAGAACTTTCAGGAGCGCTCACAAGTTCTTTTCGACGGTGCAGCTATACGAGGCCGCTTCATCAGCGACACCTCACTCGCCTTCACGGTCCCGAACGTCCCCCCCGGACTCCACCAGGTCCAGGTGAAGAATGTGGAAGAAACCACCTCTGGAGCGTTGGCCCTCATGATCCTCGGCACCCCCGAGATCGACAGCATCTTTCCCGGAGAAGAGCGAGTGAACTCGTACGACCTGATAATCCAGGGACGGAATTTTCAACAAGGGTCGGTCGTGGTGGTCATGGAGGAAAACAGCCTGGATCCCGGTGCCCCCGCAGGTGCCCTGACGAAACGGCTCGGCAGCGCTGGAGTGTCCGGAACCGGGGAGAGGGAACGGATTATCTATGTGAACTGCAACCGCATCATCTACCAGCGATACCCCTACAGCACTGCACTCAAGAATTTCCGGGTCCAGGTAGTAAATCCCAGTGGCGAGGAGAGCGCTCCCATGTCGGTAAGCGCGCCGTAGCCCCGGGGACTTTTAGGCTCCTAAGCAAAAAAAGCGGCATGACCACCCTGGGTCATGCCGCTTTTGATTTTGATGGTGAGGAGCACCATCAAATCAGAGACTATTTCTTCTTTTTTGCCATCAGGCGTTTTATCTCCTCCGCCTTCCGGTAACCAGGCAGAACGCTCCCGTCCGGCAGTACGAGGGTCGGAGTCGCATTGATTCCGAGAGTGCCGGCAATCCGGATCGTTTCATCCACCCCTTTTGCTCCTTGCGGTGCCGGAGCGGGAAGGCTACCCCCCCTGAATGCTTCGTCCAGGAGCTTTCCCGGATCACTTCCCTGCATGATTGCCCGTGATTTGTCGTACGCCTTGGGGTGCATCTTCAGGGGGAAAAGCTTGATGTAGACTGCAACATCCGGCTCCAGCTTGACCAGCTTCTTCAACTCCGTGTGAAGCTTTGAGCAAAACGGGCAGTCGGGGTCGGTAAATACGAACAGCCTCTTTTTCCCCTTCGGGTTTCCCATTGTTATGGAGTCGGCCAACGGAATAGCCGAAACATTCACCTTTTTTGCAGCTGGTTTCGGAGGTGCCTCACCCGTTATTGGAGACCTGGTGGCGATGCTGTAGACCGGGCCGGGAATGACATACTTCTTGCCATAGTCGATGTAGGCTACCGCCTTTTTACCTTCCTTCTCGAAATGAAGCTCCCACAGGCCACGCACCGGCGGCGTCTTCACCTGCTTCACCTCCCCCATCCCCGTGAGAAGAGCGTTAGCCTCTTTCACGGTGAGGGTGTGGCATCCTGCACAATCACCGCCGCACCCCTGCTGCAACATTGCGAAAGCGCTGGTTGCCGTTGAAGCGAAAAACAGAAGTGCCGGAACTGCTGATTTCATATCTCCTCCATGAGCCTGCCACCCGCGCCGGTGCAACGACCTGAAGCCGCCTGGATCCGGCGGCTTCAGGTAAGCCACTATACGTCGCTGAACCCCGAAAGTCCACATGGACGTTCCGATGTGGATAGGTTTCAGTACCGGTAATGGGAGGCTTTGTACGGCCCGTCAACGGAGACACCGATGTAGGCAGCCTGCTGGGGCGACAGTTTGGTCAGCTCGGCGTTGAGCTTCTTAAGCTGCAGCCGCGCCACTTTCTCGTCAAGGTGCTTCGGCAGGGTGTAAACCCCGACCTCATACCTACCCGGGTTTGTGAATATCTCTATCTGCGCGATCGTTTGATTGGCGAAGGAGGAAGACATGACGTAGCTAGGATGTCCGGTTGCGCAACCAAGGTTCACCAATCTTCCCTTGGCTAGTAGAATTATCCTCTTTCCGTCCGGGAAGATAACGTGGTCCACCTGGGGCTTGATCTCCTCCCACTGGTACTTTTCGATGGAGGCTACATCGATTTCGTTGTCGAAATGGCCGATGTTGCAGACTATGGCCTGGTCCTTCATCTTCGCCATGTGCTCATGGGCGATGACGTGATAGTTGCCCGTAGCGGTTACGAAGATGTCGGCCTTGTCGCAGGCGTAATCCATCGTCACTACCCGGTATCCCTCCATCGCTGCCTGAAGGGCGCAGATCGGATCGATCTCCGTTACCCATACCTGAGCCGATAGTGCCCTGAGCGCCTGGGCAGACCCTTTCCCGACATCGCCATAGCCGCACACGACAGCGATCTTTCCCGCCACCATAACATCAGTGGCCCGCTTGATACCATCCACCAGAGACTCACGGCAGCCGTACAGGTTATCGAACTTGCTCTTTGTTACGGAATCATTGACGTTTATCGCCGGGAACCGCAATTCTCCCCGCTCGTGCATCTGGTAAAGCCGATGCACTCCGGTAGTCGTCTCCTCGGTCACCCCTTTGATCTTGTCGATGCGGCTGGAGTACCAGGTGGGATCCTGAGCAAGCTTCTTCTTGATGGCTGCAAAGAGGATCGTTTCCTCCTCCGAACCCGGAGTTGAAAGCACCGACTGATCCTTCTCAGCCTTCGTTCCCAGATGGAGAAGAAGGGTTGCGTCTCCACCGTCATCAAGGATCATGTTCGAGAATCCGCCGTCTGGCCACTCGAAGATCCTGTGAGTGTAGTCCCAGTATTCCTCCAGCGTCTCCCCCTTGACAGCGTACACGGCGGTACCCCCCGCGGCAATGGCGGCGGCGGCATGGTCCTGGGTGGAGAAAATGTTGCACGAAGCCCAGCGCACCTCCGCGCCGAGCGCCTTCAGGGTCTCAATGAGGACCGCCGTCTGTATGGTCATATGAAGAGATCCGGTGATACGGGCTCCCTTCAGGGGCTGGCTGGAGGCATACTCTTCCCGTATTGCCATAAGGCCCGGCATTTCCGTCTCAGCAATCTTGATTTCTTTCTTCCCCCACTCGGCGAGTGAAAGATCGGCAACTTTAAAATCCTGCGTCATGTGAAGCCTCCTTTTTTTCCTGTTTATGGATGATAGCGTCGAACGTGCCTTCCGGTCGAATATCACGTGCGATGCGCATGAACTATCACTACGGATTCCTGCCCTTTGCCCCCCTCCACCCGGCCACAGCGGATATCCTCGAAACCGGCCTGCCTAAGCCAGGCTGCAAGCTCCTCCTCGTCGA from Geobacter sp. DSM 9736 includes the following:
- the tsf gene encoding translation elongation factor Ts, with the protein product MSITAAQVNELRKATGAGLMDCKKALTETGGDHEKAVDYLRKKGLAAAAKKAGRVASEGMVGSYIHAGGKIGVLLEVNCETDFVAKNEGFQTFVKDIAMHIAAASPQYVRREEVPADAIEREKEIYRAKARETGKPENIIEKIIEGQVSKFYGDICLLEQAYVKDPDKTVQAYLNETIATIGENISIRRFCRYVLGEGLEKKESDFAAEVAAAAGV
- the pyrH gene encoding UMP kinase — its product is MEQPYYKRVLLKLSGEALGGEQGYGIDPLTITTIANEIKEVVDCGTQLALVIGGGNIFRGLAASSRGMDRASADYMGMLATMINSLAMQDALEKAGVYTRVQSAIAMQEVAEPYIRRRAIRHLEKGRVVIFGAGTGNPYFTTDTAASLRAMEIGAEVILKGTKVDGVYSADPKKDPAAQRYENLTYLEVLKKGLQVMDATATSLCMDNNLPIIVFDITVSGNVKRVVFGENIGTIVKGE
- a CDS encoding DsbC family protein; this translates as MKSAVPALLFFASTATSAFAMLQQGCGGDCAGCHTLTVKEANALLTGMGEVKQVKTPPVRGLWELHFEKEGKKAVAYIDYGKKYVIPGPVYSIATRSPITGEAPPKPAAKKVNVSAIPLADSITMGNPKGKKRLFVFTDPDCPFCSKLHTELKKLVKLEPDVAVYIKLFPLKMHPKAYDKSRAIMQGSDPGKLLDEAFRGGSLPAPAPQGAKGVDETIRIAGTLGINATPTLVLPDGSVLPGYRKAEEIKRLMAKKKK
- the frr gene encoding ribosome recycling factor; amino-acid sequence: MTKNVITDMSVHMDKTIDSLRKEYQKIRTGRASTALLDDVRVDYYGTPSPLSQVATLAVPEPRTITLQPWEGKMIQAIEKAIMNSNLGLTPANDGKVIRLTLPPLTEERRKDIVKQLKKMAEDAKVAVRNIRRDAIDSLKKLEKEKSISEDDLKRAEKEVQDVTNSHVAKIDEVCSHKEKEVMEI
- the rpsB gene encoding 30S ribosomal protein S2, translating into MSSITMKELLEAGVHFGHQTKRWNPKMKPYIFGARNGIYIIDLQKTVRLFKSAYNYVVEAAKSGETVLFVGTKKQAQDAISEEAQRCGMFYVNQRWLGGMLTNFTTVKQSIDRLKRLDAMFADGSIDAYTKKEALQLEKERQKLEKTLGGIKGMNRLPGMMFVIDPKNEEIAISEANKLNIPVVAIVDTNCDPDNINYVIPGNDDAIRAIRLLTSKMADAVIEGSQARDTALQTDVEEFAEGAAPEEAAAAE
- a CDS encoding IPT/TIG domain-containing protein, with protein sequence MQWRWLLIIPALLAATSAAVTGQTPSQRSAGTKERPAAINILSIIPAQGVPGITVTLYGSGFTDTTVAFLGNQEVPTTVVGPKQLTFEIPRLAPGLYALFLKRGDGSTSKIYNFTLLPQKPVAAELSPDRIDLCATGRDREVTVSGQNFQERSQVLFDGAAIRGRFISDTSLAFTVPNVPPGLHQVQVKNVEETTSGALALMILGTPEIDSIFPGEERVNSYDLIIQGRNFQQGSVVVVMEENSLDPGAPAGALTKRLGSAGVSGTGERERIIYVNCNRIIYQRYPYSTALKNFRVQVVNPSGEESAPMSVSAP
- the lptG gene encoding LPS export ABC transporter permease LptG, giving the protein MTILNRLITATFLRIFTLCTGSFVAIYLVIDFLDRGGRFLRAGGAIHHISLYFLWKIPEIVSQILPLAVLMATLLTLGGLARNSELTAMRSSGISIVRVTAPVLLIAAILSIVNLVAGETLVPWSFDRTRYIEEVLIRKKSPTTFFRQQNIWHREENVILQARLFEPETSSLKGVTLWRLDAGMMPLERIDAKQAIRTQGRWVLTEAVGRKFSVEAVGTVKTDLLPVSLNLKPEDLKVLERRARDMGFLELRRYVDKLQKGGYDATRYIAQMHSRLSLPFACLVMGFLGIPFALRGGRTSGIALGVGVSLGIGFSYLMVNAVLLSFGQSGALPPLIAAWSANLLFTAAGIWLTMTVNR
- the lptF gene encoding LPS export ABC transporter permease LptF, producing MKRTLHLYLFRETLVPFLLGIATFTSVLLMGRLLKLADMVVAKGVPLSDVLRLVLYLLPFFCLVTIPMAFLLAILLAFGRLSADSEITAMKSGGISIYGMLPPVLAFALLAYAATSFITMDALPRGNVAFKKAVIELARSRADLALKEQVFIDEFPGIVMYINRYDQERRLMSGILLQDERNPAAPLTIFAGHGSISSSEDNILHLRLHEGSIHSSLGPEGYRLIRFRDYDLSVNLARKEDRVETDEEDMTFAQLRSEIARGTGGERRTKAMLIEYHRRISLPFACFVFALVGVPLGIQNQRSGKAAGFSLSLGVILGYYILFSAGKTLTERGLLHPAAATWAPNILFLLLGAYLLRTTAAERRITLFVHLTHLTNHLRKRFGRGRHTR
- the ahcY gene encoding adenosylhomocysteinase: MTQDFKVADLSLAEWGKKEIKIAETEMPGLMAIREEYASSQPLKGARITGSLHMTIQTAVLIETLKALGAEVRWASCNIFSTQDHAAAAIAAGGTAVYAVKGETLEEYWDYTHRIFEWPDGGFSNMILDDGGDATLLLHLGTKAEKDQSVLSTPGSEEETILFAAIKKKLAQDPTWYSSRIDKIKGVTEETTTGVHRLYQMHERGELRFPAINVNDSVTKSKFDNLYGCRESLVDGIKRATDVMVAGKIAVVCGYGDVGKGSAQALRALSAQVWVTEIDPICALQAAMEGYRVVTMDYACDKADIFVTATGNYHVIAHEHMAKMKDQAIVCNIGHFDNEIDVASIEKYQWEEIKPQVDHVIFPDGKRIILLAKGRLVNLGCATGHPSYVMSSSFANQTIAQIEIFTNPGRYEVGVYTLPKHLDEKVARLQLKKLNAELTKLSPQQAAYIGVSVDGPYKASHYRY